A genomic segment from uncultured Marinifilum sp. encodes:
- the coaE gene encoding dephospho-CoA kinase (Dephospho-CoA kinase (CoaE) performs the final step in coenzyme A biosynthesis.): MLKIGLTGGIGTGKSIAAKVFKLLGIPVYVSDIEAKKLMNSNSLIREKLIAKFGAKVYTNNSILNRKYLANIIFNKPEALQEVNAIVHPVVRSNFEDWCKKKSNFPYVIQESAILFDTGLYKNFDKIICITADEDIRISRVMKRDGVSADLVNARIKNQIPEKEKIQKSDFVIYNNSELLIPQIIKIDKQLRK, from the coding sequence ATGCTTAAAATTGGATTAACAGGAGGAATTGGGACTGGTAAGTCTATTGCAGCTAAGGTTTTTAAATTACTTGGTATTCCTGTATATGTTTCCGATATAGAGGCCAAAAAATTAATGAATTCTAATTCGCTTATTAGAGAAAAACTAATTGCAAAATTTGGAGCCAAGGTTTATACAAATAATTCTATTCTCAATAGAAAATATTTAGCCAATATTATTTTTAATAAGCCCGAGGCTTTGCAGGAAGTAAACGCAATTGTACATCCTGTTGTGCGTAGTAATTTTGAAGATTGGTGTAAAAAAAAGTCCAATTTTCCTTATGTAATTCAAGAATCAGCAATATTGTTTGATACTGGCTTGTATAAAAATTTTGACAAAATAATTTGCATTACTGCTGATGAAGATATTAGAATTTCTCGCGTAATGAAACGTGATGGTGTAAGTGCTGATTTGGTGAATGCCAGAATTAAAAATCAGATCCCCGAAAAAGAGAAAATTCAAAAATCTGATTTTGTTATTTACAACAATTCCGAATTATTAATTCCTCAAATTATTAAAATCGATAAACAATTGCGAAAGTAA
- a CDS encoding TerB family tellurite resistance protein, which yields MGKYGKWIAGGLGWAFLGPIGGILGYLVGSAFDTVEIETGRKAGNTRQGDFVMSLLVLVAAVMKADGKVLRSELDYVKTYFVRSFGAVRAADATTMLRDILNQNIQVDDVCRQIQANLDYSSRLQLMHFLFGIAQADGSISAAEQNLIDKISYYLGIQSADFSSIKSMFVKDTDASYKILGLNKDVSNDEVKKAYKKMAVKYHPDKVSYLGEDVQKAAKEKFQKVSEAFEQIKKERGFA from the coding sequence ATGGGTAAATACGGAAAATGGATTGCTGGTGGATTAGGTTGGGCATTTTTAGGTCCAATAGGTGGAATTCTAGGTTATTTAGTAGGTTCTGCTTTTGATACAGTAGAAATTGAAACAGGAAGAAAAGCTGGAAATACTCGTCAGGGTGATTTTGTAATGAGTTTGTTGGTGCTTGTTGCAGCAGTTATGAAAGCCGATGGGAAAGTTCTTCGTTCTGAATTAGATTATGTGAAAACTTATTTTGTAAGGAGTTTTGGGGCTGTAAGAGCTGCCGATGCAACTACAATGTTAAGAGATATTTTAAATCAAAATATACAAGTTGATGATGTTTGCAGACAAATACAGGCTAATTTAGATTATTCATCGCGTTTGCAACTAATGCATTTCTTATTTGGAATTGCACAGGCCGATGGTTCTATTTCTGCAGCAGAACAAAATCTTATCGATAAAATATCATATTACCTAGGTATTCAATCGGCTGATTTTTCATCCATAAAATCTATGTTTGTTAAAGATACCGATGCCAGTTATAAAATATTAGGTCTTAACAAAGATGTAAGCAATGATGAAGTGAAAAAAGCCTATAAGAAAATGGCTGTTAAATATCATCCCGATAAGGTAAGTTATTTAGGTGAAGATGTTCAAAAAGCTGCTAAAGAAAAGTTTCAAAAAGTTAGTGAGGCTTTCGAGCAAATAAAAAAAGAGAGAGGATTCGCATAA
- a CDS encoding DUF1573 domain-containing protein gives MKRQEVRNNIVSTVIFISLFLVAIFSLQCTGDLKSKKKDSKIEHSLFADSSTYPKFEFSKEIHKFGEISEGEIGVCEFYFKNIGDRDLIISNIESSCGCTNVNWEKKPIKSGSESKITIEFNSEGRTGKQYKVITLYANTLKREKKLYITAQIK, from the coding sequence ATGAAAAGACAAGAAGTACGGAATAATATTGTTTCCACAGTTATATTTATAAGTTTATTTTTAGTTGCAATATTTTCTTTGCAATGTACAGGCGATTTAAAAAGCAAAAAAAAAGATAGTAAAATCGAACATTCTTTATTTGCCGATAGTTCTACTTATCCTAAATTTGAGTTTAGTAAAGAAATACATAAATTTGGAGAGATTTCGGAAGGTGAAATTGGAGTTTGTGAGTTTTATTTTAAAAATATTGGAGACCGAGATTTAATTATCTCTAATATTGAAAGTAGTTGTGGGTGTACGAATGTAAACTGGGAGAAAAAACCCATAAAATCTGGTTCGGAATCGAAAATAACAATCGAATTTAATTCGGAAGGTAGAACAGGAAAGCAGTATAAAGTAATTACTTTGTATGCAAATACCTTGAAAAGAGAAAAAAAACTTTACATTACTGCTCAGATTAAATAA
- the nusB gene encoding transcription antitermination factor NusB, whose translation MISRRLLRVKVLQLLYAYYKNQDRSIAKAEKELFFSVGKAYDLYHYLLLLIVELAFVAERKIETAREKIIPTQEDLNPNTKFIDNAIIKQLANNLQLKAYASSNTITWDDQEDFIRLLFEKLINSELYINYMNSDTTSYQEDKKFVEKFFLSLLATDDDFYSLMEEKSIYWNDEIEFIISMVLKTVKSFKESDDQDVSIMSLFKDKEDETYMRDLFRKAIVNHTEHVELIQQNTKNWELERIAFMDILIMELALTEIKEFPSVPVKVSFNEYLEIAKFYSTSNSSNFINGILDKLVKELRNKGSVKKVGRGLVGEK comes from the coding sequence ATGATTAGTAGAAGATTACTTCGAGTAAAAGTACTGCAATTGCTGTATGCGTATTATAAAAATCAGGATCGCTCAATTGCAAAGGCTGAAAAAGAATTGTTTTTCAGTGTGGGGAAAGCATACGATTTGTATCATTATTTGCTTCTGCTGATTGTTGAGTTGGCATTTGTTGCCGAAAGGAAGATAGAAACTGCCAGAGAGAAAATTATTCCTACCCAAGAGGATTTAAATCCGAACACAAAGTTTATTGATAATGCAATAATTAAGCAATTGGCTAACAATTTGCAGCTAAAAGCTTATGCTAGTTCAAATACAATTACCTGGGACGATCAGGAAGATTTTATCAGGCTTTTGTTTGAAAAGTTGATAAATTCTGAATTGTATATCAATTATATGAACTCTGATACGACTTCTTATCAGGAAGATAAAAAATTTGTAGAGAAATTCTTTTTAAGCTTACTTGCTACTGATGATGACTTTTACTCTTTAATGGAAGAAAAAAGTATTTATTGGAACGATGAAATTGAATTTATCATTAGCATGGTATTAAAAACTGTAAAATCATTTAAAGAGAGCGACGATCAGGATGTTTCGATTATGTCTTTATTTAAGGATAAAGAAGATGAAACTTATATGAGAGATTTGTTTCGTAAAGCTATAGTTAACCATACCGAGCATGTTGAATTAATTCAGCAGAATACTAAAAACTGGGAGTTGGAAAGAATTGCTTTTATGGATATTCTGATAATGGAACTGGCTCTTACCGAAATTAAGGAGTTTCCAAGTGTTCCTGTAAAAGTTAGTTTTAACGAATATCTCGAAATAGCAAAATTTTACAGTACTTCTAATAGTAGTAATTTTATTAATGGAATATTAGATAAATTGGTAAAAGAATTGAGAAATAAGGGAAGTGTGAAAAAAGTTGGTAGAGGATTGGTTGGAGAAAAATAA
- a CDS encoding YbbR-like domain-containing protein → MDNFDFEKLKEFFDKEKIKSNKKLLAYLFFVALSTIFWFLNALSKEYTTSINYPVNYINLPQEKVLVGELPAQLDLRVQAYGFDLLRYKLSTAFLSNPFDVNKYTKARINNSINAYPLVTSGITKRLERELSSGIQLLSISPDTIHFLFSPIVEKKIPVKLNSSIDFAQQFMQKESIFIEPDSVLVKGAGSILDSVFVAETENLLLTNLKKTAEKNVGILKTEGLEILPSKVKVTVPVVRFTEAQKIVPIKVDNLPDSMILRLFPGDVKMSYFVGMNKYESISEDHFDLRVNYETAAKGEVNKLKIELKRSPEFVSNVRFYPQSVSFLIEKRKSLQ, encoded by the coding sequence TTGGATAATTTTGATTTTGAAAAACTAAAAGAATTTTTCGATAAAGAGAAAATTAAATCGAATAAGAAATTGCTAGCATACCTGTTTTTTGTTGCTTTATCTACAATTTTTTGGTTTTTAAACGCTCTTAGTAAAGAATATACTACAAGCATTAATTATCCTGTAAATTATATTAACTTACCCCAAGAGAAGGTCCTGGTGGGAGAGCTTCCTGCTCAACTCGATTTGCGTGTACAAGCCTATGGCTTTGATCTGCTGCGTTACAAATTAAGTACAGCTTTTTTATCAAATCCTTTTGATGTTAATAAATATACTAAAGCTCGAATTAATAACTCCATAAACGCATACCCTTTAGTAACATCAGGAATAACAAAACGTTTAGAAAGAGAATTGTCATCTGGAATTCAGTTGCTTAGCATTAGTCCTGATACCATACATTTTCTTTTTTCGCCAATTGTGGAGAAAAAAATTCCTGTTAAGTTGAATTCTTCTATCGATTTTGCTCAGCAATTTATGCAAAAGGAATCGATATTTATAGAACCCGATAGTGTATTGGTAAAAGGAGCCGGGTCGATTTTAGATTCTGTTTTTGTTGCCGAAACAGAGAATTTGCTGCTTACTAATTTAAAGAAAACAGCAGAAAAAAATGTTGGTATCTTAAAAACGGAAGGACTTGAAATTTTACCTTCCAAAGTTAAAGTTACTGTTCCGGTAGTGAGATTTACCGAAGCTCAAAAAATTGTACCTATTAAAGTGGATAATTTACCAGACTCTATGATTTTAAGGTTGTTCCCTGGTGATGTAAAGATGTCGTATTTTGTGGGAATGAATAAATATGAAAGCATAAGTGAGGACCATTTTGATTTAAGAGTTAACTACGAAACAGCTGCAAAAGGAGAGGTTAACAAATTAAAAATAGAGTTAAAAAGAAGTCCCGAATTTGTTTCGAATGTAAGATTTTATCCGCAAAGTGTTTCTTTCCTTATCGAGAAACGTAAATCTCTTCAATAA
- a CDS encoding methyltransferase domain-containing protein: protein MRESWDERYFESKNIYGTKPNEFFSKELLKITPGRILLPGEGEGRNAVFAAKQSWQVDAFDYSQQAVTNAKSFLDLHKQKANYFQADILNLPVSSGYFDVVGVFYLHLNEEDRSVAHQFISDSVCENGHIIMEVFSKKQLGRKSGGPQNESMLYDISEIKKDFYEFEPVYLQELEVDLDEGELHRGKAMVIRFVGLKK, encoded by the coding sequence ATGAGAGAGAGTTGGGATGAAAGATATTTTGAGTCGAAAAATATTTATGGAACCAAGCCTAACGAGTTTTTTAGTAAGGAATTGCTTAAGATTACTCCAGGGCGAATATTATTACCTGGCGAGGGCGAAGGCAGAAACGCTGTATTTGCAGCCAAACAATCCTGGCAGGTTGATGCCTTTGATTATAGCCAGCAAGCTGTGACTAATGCTAAATCATTTTTGGATTTACATAAACAAAAAGCAAATTATTTTCAAGCTGATATTTTAAATCTACCTGTTTCTTCAGGGTATTTTGATGTAGTAGGTGTGTTTTACCTGCATTTAAATGAGGAAGACAGATCAGTCGCACATCAGTTTATATCCGATTCGGTTTGTGAAAATGGACATATTATTATGGAAGTGTTTTCTAAAAAGCAATTGGGAAGAAAATCTGGAGGACCACAGAACGAGAGTATGCTTTACGATATATCTGAAATTAAAAAAGATTTCTATGAATTTGAACCTGTTTATTTGCAGGAATTAGAAGTAGATTTAGATGAAGGAGAACTGCATCGTGGAAAAGCAATGGTAATTCGTTTTGTTGGTCTTAAAAAGTAG
- a CDS encoding OmpA family protein: protein MRKIYMRSALLILCVMLSAYIVKAQNADNKWGVGLYLNFNDYKGDIANDFWDFGNTEPMIGSATLGRYLNPSFDAVFRLSVFNVESEGALGNFDDWLINTNLNLKYKFNNGYLLKEDARISPFLVGGFGYTYANTEGRIFGGDFDENYDNLNLYYAAGLNIRIDDRWSVALETGIFYPLSDKYDGYKNKQRDTKSYNDKFMHNTIGVIYSFGKSSDSDGDGVSDNRDDCPNTPNGVAVDRNGCPLDSDGDGVADYQDDCPMLAGDPLLKGCPDSDGDGVPDKDDKCPDVKGEIQFNGCPDTDGDGVQDSEDECPDVKGLKALNGCPDSDGDGVADANDKCPNTKAGYAVDASGCALDNDKDGVVNEEDKCPEVAGPASNYGCPEIKAEVQKELEFAAKNVNFSSGKDVLTAKSQKILNEVVQIMNDYPAYSLKISGYTDSQGKDDMNLKLSDKRAQATKAYLISKGISSGKISAKGFGEINPIADNKTAAGRALNRRVEFELFIK from the coding sequence ATGAGAAAAATCTACATGAGAAGTGCATTACTCATATTGTGTGTAATGCTGTCTGCTTATATTGTAAAAGCACAAAATGCAGATAATAAATGGGGCGTAGGTCTCTATTTAAATTTTAATGATTATAAAGGAGATATTGCCAATGACTTTTGGGACTTTGGTAATACCGAACCAATGATTGGGTCCGCTACTCTAGGCCGATATCTAAATCCATCTTTTGATGCAGTATTTCGTTTGAGTGTTTTTAATGTGGAATCTGAAGGTGCTCTTGGAAATTTCGACGACTGGTTAATTAACACTAACCTAAACTTAAAGTACAAGTTTAATAATGGTTATTTATTAAAAGAAGATGCTCGTATATCTCCATTTTTAGTTGGTGGTTTTGGATATACTTATGCCAATACCGAAGGACGAATTTTTGGTGGAGATTTCGATGAGAACTACGATAATTTAAACCTGTATTATGCAGCGGGTTTAAATATACGTATCGACGATAGATGGAGTGTGGCTCTTGAAACAGGCATCTTTTATCCACTTAGCGATAAATATGATGGATATAAAAATAAACAAAGAGATACCAAAAGCTATAATGATAAATTTATGCACAATACTATTGGTGTAATTTATAGTTTCGGGAAATCTTCCGATTCCGATGGCGATGGAGTAAGTGATAATCGTGACGATTGTCCGAATACCCCTAATGGTGTTGCTGTTGATAGAAATGGATGTCCTTTGGATAGCGATGGAGATGGAGTTGCAGATTATCAAGACGACTGTCCAATGTTGGCCGGAGATCCTCTGTTAAAAGGCTGCCCCGATTCCGATGGTGACGGAGTTCCCGATAAAGATGATAAATGTCCTGATGTAAAAGGAGAAATTCAGTTTAATGGCTGTCCGGATACCGATGGAGATGGTGTGCAGGATTCAGAAGATGAATGTCCCGATGTAAAAGGGCTAAAAGCCCTAAATGGCTGTCCCGATTCCGATGGAGATGGTGTTGCTGATGCAAATGATAAGTGTCCGAATACAAAAGCCGGATACGCAGTAGATGCTTCTGGTTGTGCTCTTGATAATGATAAAGATGGTGTTGTAAACGAGGAAGATAAATGTCCAGAAGTAGCTGGTCCTGCAAGTAATTATGGATGTCCTGAAATTAAAGCAGAAGTTCAAAAAGAATTAGAATTTGCTGCTAAAAATGTTAATTTTTCTTCAGGTAAAGATGTTTTAACTGCTAAATCTCAAAAAATATTGAATGAAGTTGTTCAAATAATGAACGATTATCCTGCCTATTCATTAAAAATATCTGGATATACCGATAGTCAGGGTAAAGATGATATGAATTTGAAATTGAGTGATAAACGTGCACAAGCAACTAAAGCTTACCTTATTTCTAAAGGAATATCGTCTGGTAAAATTTCTGCTAAAGGTTTTGGTGAAATTAATCCAATTGCCGATAATAAAACTGCTGCAGGAAGAGCATTAAATAGAAGAGTTGAATTCGAATTATTTATTAAATAG
- a CDS encoding DUF3276 family protein, giving the protein MEGYDKKEGFEKNNREEIFSNAVRAGKRTYFFDVKATRKNDYYLTITESKKRYEKDGSFSFEKHKVFLYKEDFDKFSDGLLEALDFIRSSNHEILETPESEFSSKRNHIEKSELIEGLEAEAFSNLEFEDLSE; this is encoded by the coding sequence ATGGAAGGTTACGATAAAAAGGAAGGATTTGAAAAAAACAATCGCGAAGAAATATTTTCTAATGCGGTAAGGGCGGGGAAAAGAACGTACTTCTTTGATGTAAAAGCAACAAGGAAAAACGATTACTATTTAACAATTACAGAAAGCAAAAAACGTTATGAAAAAGACGGCAGCTTCTCTTTCGAAAAACACAAAGTTTTTTTATACAAAGAAGATTTCGATAAGTTTTCTGATGGTTTACTGGAAGCTTTAGATTTTATTAGATCATCGAATCATGAAATTTTAGAAACTCCAGAATCTGAATTTTCTTCAAAAAGAAATCATATTGAAAAATCTGAATTAATCGAAGGACTTGAAGCCGAGGCCTTTTCAAACTTAGAATTTGAAGATTTATCAGAATAA
- a CDS encoding carboxypeptidase-like regulatory domain-containing protein produces MRKISLLSLVLLFSTLVGFTQEPDSTKVKSNIIRIVGKLTNIQNKEPIAFANVGVMGSYIGAASNFDGIFEFKIPGKYSKKTIQASAVGFSTFTAKVSDCIKPDTLYIELTPKNYNIGEVEIMAESLVLQKRIKTANERIPQNYLQTPFNYDVYYRSEKLENNKLSRLREAAVRIYDDKGYQRADAYQVFKERGYKFLQVRKNFEPASLADGSTYLDELLEMDIVRTRGNILNGNHISFYDLKLDQITEYENDSIWVISYKSKRPILSNTGDYYAKSYSGKVYIKIKDYAVIKNETHVVASNYSPQGRSFYVNENRQKWKPLKIEYDFSVTYKQHSGRYYLSYVSYKRHHELKEKLNGTKKTLDINTEMLITKINTKEPEAIEKRSYYENMPYNKNFWESYNIIFDGEK; encoded by the coding sequence ATGCGAAAAATATCTCTATTAAGTCTGGTATTACTATTTTCCACTCTTGTGGGATTTACTCAGGAACCCGACAGCACTAAAGTAAAATCGAACATTATTCGAATTGTTGGTAAGCTTACTAACATTCAAAATAAAGAGCCAATTGCATTTGCAAATGTTGGAGTTATGGGTTCTTATATTGGCGCGGCATCAAATTTTGATGGAATTTTTGAATTTAAAATTCCTGGTAAATACAGCAAAAAAACAATACAGGCATCGGCTGTAGGCTTTTCTACCTTTACTGCCAAAGTAAGCGACTGCATAAAACCCGACACCTTATATATAGAGTTAACACCAAAAAACTATAATATTGGTGAGGTTGAAATAATGGCAGAATCGCTGGTTTTACAAAAAAGGATAAAAACGGCTAACGAACGCATTCCTCAAAACTATTTACAAACTCCATTTAACTATGATGTATATTATCGTTCGGAAAAATTAGAGAATAATAAACTAAGTCGCTTAAGGGAAGCTGCCGTAAGAATTTATGACGACAAAGGCTACCAAAGAGCCGATGCTTACCAGGTATTTAAAGAGCGCGGTTATAAATTTCTTCAGGTTCGGAAAAACTTTGAACCAGCATCTTTGGCCGATGGTTCTACTTACTTAGATGAATTGCTCGAAATGGATATTGTTCGAACTCGTGGTAATATTCTAAATGGAAACCATATTAGTTTTTACGATTTAAAGCTAGATCAGATTACTGAATATGAAAACGATTCTATTTGGGTAATTAGCTACAAAAGTAAACGCCCAATATTGAGTAATACTGGCGATTACTATGCAAAAAGTTATTCTGGTAAAGTCTATATTAAAATTAAAGATTACGCTGTTATTAAAAATGAAACACATGTAGTTGCCAGCAATTACTCTCCACAAGGCAGAAGTTTTTACGTAAACGAGAATCGTCAGAAATGGAAGCCTTTAAAAATTGAATACGATTTTAGTGTTACCTACAAACAACACTCTGGCAGATATTATCTTAGTTACGTAAGCTATAAACGTCATCACGAACTAAAAGAAAAGCTTAATGGCACTAAAAAAACATTGGACATCAATACAGAAATGTTGATTACGAAAATTAATACGAAAGAACCTGAGGCTATAGAAAAAAGATCTTATTATGAAAACATGCCTTACAATAAAAACTTTTGGGAATCGTACAATATCATTTTTGATGGTGAAAAATAG
- a CDS encoding DEAD/DEAH box helicase — protein sequence MNSFENLGLSKAILEAISELGFETPTPIQEKAIPILLDGRSDFVGLAQTGTGKTAAYGLPLLELIDPKVKTPQALILSPTRELGIQIADDLKTFSKNILNLNVVNVYGGASIDEQIRKLKRGAHVIVATPGRLLDLIRRRAVNLSAVEYLILDEADEMLNMGFKEDIDDILASTSEEKVTWLFSATMPPEVRRISKNYMTDPTEVTVGKANTTNKNIEHQYYLLNNRDRYNVLKRVVDFYPDIFGIIFCRTRKETQEVAELLMKDGYNADALHGDLTQVQRDRVMRNFKNRSLQLLVATDVAARGIDVDDLSHVIHYMLPDELEFYTHRSGRTARAGKKGISIALVTPREERKVKDLSRRLKTDFEQVKIPQGKDVCERQLMNFMHRVNEVEVEEEEIAPFIEGINEKLENLSREDLIKRFVSLEFSRFWEYYKNADDLNLRSTTQRRNKREGNKGEDRMFINIGKKDGIDVPRLLNLIHKQCGVRGKNVGRVDLKGVFSFFDVDTGFTDEIIKGFAGAVIGGRKIRIEVSGDRPTESSHRKGRSRSGDRDRGDRRDRGDRGYRRDSSKDRRGKSDGKRFYDRKRKEA from the coding sequence ATGAATTCATTTGAAAATCTTGGCCTGTCGAAGGCCATCTTAGAAGCTATTTCCGAATTAGGCTTCGAAACCCCAACTCCTATTCAAGAAAAAGCTATCCCGATTCTTCTAGACGGAAGATCCGATTTCGTGGGTTTGGCTCAGACAGGAACAGGAAAAACGGCGGCTTACGGTTTACCATTGCTCGAGCTTATCGATCCAAAGGTAAAAACACCGCAAGCTTTGATTCTATCCCCAACAAGGGAATTGGGAATCCAAATTGCAGACGATCTTAAGACATTCTCGAAGAATATCTTAAACTTGAATGTTGTTAATGTTTACGGGGGTGCGAGTATTGACGAGCAAATTCGAAAATTGAAACGAGGAGCACACGTAATTGTAGCTACTCCAGGGCGTCTTCTTGATCTTATTAGAAGGAGGGCTGTTAATTTATCTGCTGTAGAATATTTAATTCTTGATGAAGCAGATGAGATGTTGAACATGGGATTTAAGGAGGATATTGATGATATATTAGCCTCTACATCGGAAGAAAAAGTGACTTGGTTGTTTTCTGCAACTATGCCACCAGAAGTTCGACGAATCTCTAAAAACTATATGACCGATCCTACCGAAGTAACAGTAGGAAAGGCTAATACTACTAATAAAAATATTGAACATCAATATTATTTATTGAATAATCGCGATCGTTACAATGTTCTAAAACGTGTTGTCGATTTTTATCCTGATATTTTTGGTATCATATTCTGTAGAACCCGTAAGGAAACACAGGAAGTTGCCGAATTACTAATGAAGGATGGATACAATGCCGATGCTTTACACGGAGACTTAACTCAAGTGCAGCGCGACAGAGTAATGCGTAATTTTAAAAATCGTTCATTACAATTACTAGTTGCAACCGATGTAGCTGCTCGTGGTATTGATGTTGACGATTTATCGCATGTAATTCACTATATGTTGCCCGATGAGTTGGAATTTTATACTCACCGAAGTGGTCGTACTGCCCGTGCTGGTAAAAAAGGAATTTCAATTGCTTTGGTTACTCCTAGAGAGGAACGAAAAGTGAAAGATCTTTCAAGAAGATTAAAGACTGATTTCGAGCAGGTTAAAATCCCACAAGGAAAAGATGTTTGCGAAAGACAATTGATGAATTTCATGCATCGTGTGAATGAAGTTGAGGTTGAAGAAGAAGAAATCGCTCCATTTATCGAAGGAATTAATGAGAAATTGGAAAATCTAAGTCGTGAAGATCTTATCAAAAGATTTGTCTCCTTAGAATTTAGTCGTTTCTGGGAATATTATAAGAATGCTGATGATTTGAACTTGAGATCTACTACCCAAAGAAGAAATAAAAGGGAAGGAAATAAAGGCGAAGATCGTATGTTCATTAACATTGGTAAGAAAGATGGTATTGATGTGCCTCGTTTGTTAAACCTGATTCACAAACAATGTGGTGTTCGAGGTAAGAATGTTGGTAGAGTAGACTTAAAAGGTGTTTTCTCATTTTTTGATGTTGATACCGGTTTTACCGATGAAATTATAAAAGGATTTGCAGGCGCTGTTATTGGTGGCCGAAAAATTAGAATTGAAGTTTCGGGCGATCGACCAACGGAAAGCAGTCACCGAAAGGGACGTAGCAGAAGTGGCGACAGAGACCGAGGTGATCGCAGAGATCGAGGTGATAGAGGATACAGAAGAGATTCTTCGAAAGATCGCCGAGGGAAGAGCGATGGAAAAAGGTTTTATGATAGAAAAAGAAAGGAAGCGTAA
- a CDS encoding DUF5606 domain-containing protein — protein sequence MLKGILAISGHAGLFKMVSNAKNALIVESLIDKKRMPAYATSKISALEDIAIFTDEGDVQLAEVFKSIKEKENGGKAISHKASGKELKAYMVEVLPNYDEDRVYVSDMKKVFQWYNLLQENNLLENLDNEEEQVEKSEE from the coding sequence ATGTTGAAAGGAATATTAGCTATATCAGGACATGCAGGTCTTTTTAAAATGGTATCTAACGCTAAGAATGCATTAATTGTAGAATCATTAATAGACAAGAAACGCATGCCAGCTTACGCTACTTCAAAAATAAGTGCTCTAGAGGATATTGCAATTTTTACCGATGAAGGTGATGTGCAGTTAGCTGAGGTTTTTAAAAGTATTAAAGAGAAAGAAAACGGAGGAAAAGCTATTAGCCACAAAGCTTCGGGGAAAGAACTTAAGGCTTATATGGTAGAAGTTCTTCCAAACTATGACGAAGATCGTGTTTATGTATCTGATATGAAGAAGGTTTTCCAATGGTATAATTTGCTACAGGAAAATAATTTATTGGAGAATCTGGATAATGAAGAAGAGCAAGTAGAAAAAAGTGAAGAATAG
- the yajC gene encoding preprotein translocase subunit YajC, producing the protein MNNLLNILLMAQPAEGQSPYGSFIMLGAIIVVFYFFMIRPQMKKQKEMKKFRDELKKGDKIVTTGGIYGKVLEIQERVIIMEVEGQNRLKVDKAAVVKDMGDVAQK; encoded by the coding sequence ATGAATAATTTGTTAAACATCTTATTGATGGCTCAACCAGCAGAAGGTCAAAGTCCTTATGGATCTTTTATTATGCTTGGTGCTATTATTGTGGTATTTTATTTCTTTATGATTCGTCCTCAGATGAAAAAACAAAAAGAAATGAAAAAGTTTCGCGATGAATTAAAAAAAGGCGATAAAATAGTAACTACAGGAGGTATTTATGGTAAGGTTCTTGAAATTCAGGAACGTGTAATTATTATGGAAGTTGAAGGACAAAACCGTTTGAAAGTTGATAAAGCAGCGGTTGTTAAAGATATGGGCGATGTAGCTCAAAAATAA